In Thermomonas carbonis, a single genomic region encodes these proteins:
- a CDS encoding SLC13 family permease: MDTALTLTTDMELVLGLVVFTMVMFLFERIRADVVALVVLVILGLTGLVPREDLFGGFSGSAVMSIIATMILGAGLDRTGALNRLASWLLRRAHGVESRLLLYTTAAAGMTSSIMQNPSVMSLFLPVASRLSSRTGLTLSRMLLPLAAAIVMGGALTMVGNSPLILLNDLLVAANANLPSGAASLEPLNMFAPMPIGLALLALSLAYFHFFGSKLLREDGGDAVTPARTQSYFARAYGIEGDVHELTVGVDSPLVGMSLGDAEALHGAPLFLALQTANESRLSPPADARIWVGSVLGAMGPKQLVTDFAQNNFLRMSSRLRAFGDLFNPSRAGISEAVVPPTSGFIGKTQAQLRLRKQHGLSLLAINRDKQVLREDVRNTAIRAGDMLVLHSIWTDLAQAAKGKDFVVVTDYPKDEQRPHKFKIAMAIFAASMLLALSSKIPVPIALMTGVAGMLVAGVIHVDEAYAAISWKTVFLMACLIPLGWAMDSSGAAAWLAGHTLEQLPEGFPLWLLQFLIGLLTTLFSLAISHIGATIIMVPIAINVALAAGGDPVAFALIVALSASNNLMTASNPVMSMVTGPANYAGRDLWRVGGPLSLAYLVVIVIAINLLYQP, translated from the coding sequence ATGGACACCGCGCTGACGCTCACCACCGACATGGAGCTCGTGCTCGGGCTGGTGGTCTTCACGATGGTGATGTTCCTGTTCGAGCGCATCCGCGCCGACGTGGTCGCGCTGGTCGTGCTGGTGATCCTGGGCCTGACCGGGCTGGTGCCGCGCGAGGACCTGTTCGGCGGCTTCTCGGGCAGCGCGGTCATGAGCATCATCGCGACCATGATCCTGGGCGCGGGACTGGACCGCACCGGCGCGCTGAACCGCCTGGCCAGCTGGCTGCTGCGACGCGCGCACGGCGTCGAATCGCGATTGCTGCTGTACACCACCGCAGCGGCGGGCATGACCAGTTCGATCATGCAGAACCCGTCGGTGATGTCGCTGTTCCTGCCGGTGGCGTCGCGCTTGTCGTCGCGCACCGGGCTGACCCTGTCGCGCATGTTGCTGCCGCTGGCGGCGGCGATCGTGATGGGCGGCGCGCTGACCATGGTCGGGAATTCGCCGTTGATCCTGCTCAACGACCTGCTGGTCGCGGCCAACGCCAACCTGCCGTCCGGCGCGGCCTCGCTGGAACCGCTGAACATGTTCGCGCCGATGCCGATCGGCCTGGCGCTGCTGGCGCTGTCGCTGGCGTATTTCCATTTCTTCGGCAGCAAATTGCTGCGCGAGGACGGCGGCGACGCAGTGACGCCGGCGCGCACGCAAAGCTACTTCGCCCGTGCCTACGGCATCGAGGGCGACGTGCACGAGCTCACCGTCGGCGTCGACAGTCCGCTGGTCGGCATGAGCCTGGGTGATGCCGAAGCGCTGCATGGCGCGCCGCTGTTCCTGGCCCTGCAGACCGCCAACGAGTCGCGCCTGTCGCCCCCGGCCGACGCGCGGATCTGGGTCGGCAGCGTGCTCGGCGCGATGGGGCCGAAGCAACTGGTCACCGATTTCGCCCAGAACAACTTCCTGCGGATGTCGTCGCGGTTGCGCGCATTCGGCGACCTGTTCAACCCGAGCCGCGCCGGCATCTCCGAGGCGGTGGTGCCACCGACCTCCGGCTTCATCGGCAAGACCCAGGCGCAGTTGCGCCTGCGCAAGCAGCACGGACTGAGCCTGCTGGCGATCAACCGCGACAAGCAGGTGTTGCGAGAGGACGTGCGCAACACCGCGATCCGCGCCGGCGACATGCTGGTCCTGCACAGCATCTGGACCGACCTGGCGCAGGCGGCGAAAGGCAAGGATTTCGTGGTGGTCACCGACTACCCGAAGGACGAGCAGCGCCCGCACAAGTTCAAGATCGCGATGGCGATCTTCGCGGCGTCGATGCTGCTGGCGCTTTCCTCCAAGATCCCGGTGCCGATCGCGCTGATGACCGGCGTGGCTGGCATGCTGGTCGCCGGGGTGATCCACGTCGACGAGGCCTACGCGGCGATCAGCTGGAAGACGGTGTTCCTGATGGCCTGCCTGATCCCGCTGGGCTGGGCAATGGATTCCAGCGGCGCGGCGGCCTGGCTCGCCGGGCACACCCTGGAGCAATTGCCCGAAGGTTTCCCGCTGTGGCTGCTGCAATTCCTCATCGGCCTGCTGACCACCCTGTTCTCGCTGGCGATCAGCCATATCGGCGCGACCATCATCATGGTGCCGATCGCGATCAACGTGGCGCTGGCGGCGGGCGGTGATCCGGTCGCGTTCGCGCTGATCGTCGCGCTGTCGGCATCCAACAACCTGATGACCGCATCCAACCCGGTGATGTCGATGGTCACCGGCCCGGCCAACTACGCAGGCCGCGACCTGTGGCGCGTCGGCGGACCGCTGTCGCTGGCGTATCTGGTGGTGATCGTCATCGCGATCAACCTGCTTTATCAGCCGTGA
- the trmB gene encoding tRNA (guanosine(46)-N7)-methyltransferase TrmB, translating into MTDPFASDGRKAPRKPFTIEEGQRKVRSFVLRQGRFTEAQQRAFDELWPRFGLDYAGTARDFDAAFGRDAKRILEIGFGNGEAFRYSAQRDPARDHIGIEVHAPGVGRLLNALAADDARNARVYHHDAVEVLEHEVADGSLDEIRIYFPDPWHKKRHNKRRLVNPDFAVLLVRKLAPDGRLHLATDWQDYAEQMWDVLDATDGIANRAGMRGAVPRPDWRPQTHFETRGQKLGHGVWDLLYDRC; encoded by the coding sequence ATGACCGATCCGTTCGCGAGCGACGGGCGCAAGGCACCGCGGAAGCCATTCACCATCGAGGAAGGGCAGCGCAAGGTGCGCAGCTTCGTGCTGCGCCAGGGCCGCTTCACCGAGGCGCAGCAACGCGCGTTCGATGAACTGTGGCCACGTTTCGGGCTCGATTACGCAGGTACAGCGCGCGATTTCGATGCCGCGTTCGGGCGCGATGCGAAGCGCATCCTCGAGATCGGCTTCGGCAACGGCGAGGCCTTCCGCTACTCCGCGCAACGCGACCCGGCACGCGACCACATCGGCATCGAAGTGCATGCGCCGGGCGTCGGTCGCCTGTTGAACGCGCTGGCCGCGGACGATGCCCGCAACGCGCGGGTCTACCACCACGATGCGGTCGAGGTGCTGGAACACGAGGTCGCCGATGGGTCGCTGGACGAGATCCGCATCTACTTCCCGGATCCGTGGCACAAGAAGCGCCACAACAAGCGCCGATTGGTGAATCCGGATTTCGCCGTGCTGCTGGTGCGCAAGCTCGCGCCGGATGGCCGCTTGCACCTCGCCACCGATTGGCAGGACTATGCGGAGCAGATGTGGGACGTGCTCGACGCGACCGACGGCATCGCCAATCGCGCCGGCATGCGCGGTGCGGTGCCACGCCCCGACTGGCGGCCGCAGACGCATTTCGAGACCCGCGGCCAGAAGCTCGGCCACGGCGTGTGGGACTTGCTGTACGACCGTTGCTGA
- a CDS encoding TrmH family RNA methyltransferase, with protein sequence MRDPGSPWKSRAPSVPSSPAASPRPDRGRSPAPREPAPAPAGEASPAREHRDVELRLHGLNAIRAVFAKRPQAIRKLYLAEARIPQLQPLLKWCVANRVGYRVVEDADLQKLAASTHHEGVVAEVLREDAQPLSSWLRDLPAGPQCALWLDGVGNPHNLGAILRSAAHFGVSAVLLPKHSTLALSGAAARVAEGGAEALPFVRLGREDNSIAQLHGAGFKLAATVVRGGSDLFKAAMPERVVYVLGAEAEGMSPELAKACDLRLSIPGSGAVDSLNVASATAVLLASWRRAL encoded by the coding sequence ATGCGTGATCCGGGTTCTCCGTGGAAGTCGCGAGCGCCTTCCGTTCCGTCATCCCCCGCCGCGTCTCCGCGACCGGACAGGGGCCGTTCGCCCGCGCCGCGCGAGCCTGCACCTGCGCCGGCGGGTGAGGCCAGCCCCGCGCGCGAGCATCGCGATGTCGAGTTGCGCCTGCATGGCTTGAACGCGATTCGCGCGGTGTTCGCGAAACGGCCGCAGGCAATCCGCAAGCTGTACCTCGCCGAGGCGCGCATCCCGCAACTGCAGCCGTTGCTCAAGTGGTGCGTGGCCAATCGTGTCGGCTACCGCGTGGTCGAGGATGCCGACCTGCAGAAACTCGCGGCCAGCACCCACCACGAAGGCGTGGTCGCCGAGGTACTGCGCGAGGATGCGCAGCCGCTCTCGAGCTGGCTGCGCGACCTGCCCGCCGGCCCGCAGTGCGCGCTGTGGCTGGATGGCGTGGGCAATCCGCACAACCTCGGCGCGATCCTGCGCAGCGCCGCGCACTTCGGCGTGAGTGCGGTGCTGCTGCCCAAGCATTCGACGCTGGCGTTGTCCGGCGCCGCCGCGCGCGTGGCGGAGGGCGGTGCGGAAGCGCTGCCGTTCGTGCGCCTGGGCCGCGAAGACAACAGCATCGCCCAGTTGCACGGTGCCGGTTTCAAGCTGGCGGCGACGGTGGTGCGCGGTGGCAGCGACCTGTTCAAGGCGGCGATGCCGGAGCGCGTCGTCTACGTACTGGGCGCCGAAGCCGAGGGCATGTCGCCCGAGCTGGCGAAAGCCTGCGACCTGCGCCTGTCGATTCCCGGCAGCGGCGCGGTGGACAGCCTCAACGTGGCATCGGCGACGGCGGTGTTGCTGGCGAGTTGGCGCCGCGCCCTCTAG
- a CDS encoding efflux RND transporter permease subunit, producing MKLSDLSIKRPVLAVVMSLLLIVLGVMSFMRLTLRELPAIDPPIVSVSVDYPGASASVVETRITQTMEDALAGIEGISTIESSSQNGSSRISIEFYATRDIEAAANDVRNAVSRVADRMPEEADPPEISKVESDSDAIIWLNLRSESMNLLEMADYAQRYLVDRFSSLEGVAQVRLGGSQRYAMRIWLDGDKLAARGLTAGDVETALRAENVELGAGRIESTDRDFILRVARDYTTAEAFAQMPIVKGADGYVVRLGDVARVALESAERRAYYQSNGEPAMGIGIVKTSTANSLDVADEAKAEADRIRATLPKGTDIYVAFDTTTFISASVDRVYETLLEAIVLVLIVIWLFLGSMRAALIPAVTVPVCVIASFIALYAFGFSINLLTLLALVLCIGLVVDDAIVVVENIQRRVDLGEPPLVAAKRGTAQVAFAVLATTAVLIAVFLPVGFLQGNTGRLFRELSVALAAAVAISAFVALTLTPMMASKLLRPHTGPHAVHGNRLSEWLNARFTRMAGAYRRVLDRHVHRIWLFAGVMVAALVAMVLLFKLLPSELAPAEDRGSFQMVMEGPEGAGFDYTVAQMKEMEKILAGEVGDGKPIQRANPRVPGSFGASEEMHTGRAMIFLQPWDQREQSTAEVASALEKKFSGMSGVRVRTQVGGGLVRTRGQPFQLVLGGPDYAEIAQWRDIMLAKMADNPGFVGPDSDYKETRPQMRVVVDKTRAADLGVSATAIGTALETMMGGRRVTTFVDNGEEYDVVLQADRKGRASPADLGALQVRARDGSLVPLSNLVTLREVAEPATFNRFNRLRSITLSARLAEGYPLGEAVAWAQETAEANLPEHAQISWKGESRELQQSGGEVLITFALALLIVYLALAAQFESFVHPLVIMLTVPLGVLGALIGLWLTGGTVNLFSQIGIVMLVGLAAKNGILIVEFANQLRDDGRSVHEAIVESCAVRLRPILMTSIATIMGALPLVIFGGPGSASRATIGIVVIFGVAFSTVLSLFVVPAFYSLLAKYTRSPEELAHQLDTLEASTPEVSGHA from the coding sequence ATGAAACTGTCCGATCTTTCGATCAAGCGGCCGGTGCTGGCCGTGGTGATGAGCCTGCTGCTGATCGTGCTGGGCGTGATGTCGTTCATGCGCCTCACCCTGCGCGAACTGCCGGCCATCGACCCGCCGATCGTCTCGGTGTCTGTCGATTATCCCGGCGCCTCCGCCAGCGTGGTCGAGACCCGCATTACCCAGACCATGGAAGATGCGCTGGCGGGCATCGAAGGCATCAGCACCATCGAGTCGAGCAGCCAGAACGGCAGCTCGCGGATCAGCATCGAGTTCTACGCCACGCGCGACATCGAAGCCGCCGCCAACGATGTGCGCAATGCGGTCAGCCGCGTCGCCGACCGCATGCCGGAAGAAGCCGACCCGCCGGAGATCAGCAAGGTCGAAAGCGATTCCGACGCGATCATCTGGCTGAACCTGCGCTCCGAAAGCATGAATCTGCTGGAGATGGCGGACTATGCCCAGCGCTACCTGGTCGATCGTTTCTCCAGCCTCGAAGGCGTGGCCCAGGTGCGCCTGGGCGGCAGCCAGCGCTATGCGATGCGGATCTGGCTGGATGGCGACAAGCTGGCGGCGCGCGGACTCACTGCCGGCGACGTCGAAACCGCGCTGCGCGCGGAGAACGTGGAGCTTGGTGCTGGCCGGATCGAATCCACCGACCGCGATTTCATCCTGCGGGTGGCGCGCGACTACACCACCGCCGAAGCCTTCGCGCAGATGCCCATCGTCAAGGGCGCGGATGGTTACGTAGTGCGGCTGGGCGATGTGGCCCGTGTCGCGCTGGAGTCGGCCGAGCGTCGCGCGTACTACCAGAGCAACGGCGAGCCGGCGATGGGCATCGGCATCGTCAAGACCTCCACCGCCAACAGCCTGGATGTGGCCGATGAGGCCAAGGCCGAGGCCGATCGGATCAGGGCCACGTTGCCGAAGGGCACCGACATCTACGTGGCATTCGACACCACCACCTTCATTTCCGCGTCGGTCGATCGCGTGTACGAGACCCTGCTGGAAGCGATCGTGCTGGTGCTGATCGTGATCTGGCTGTTCCTGGGCAGCATGCGCGCGGCGTTGATCCCGGCGGTGACCGTGCCGGTCTGCGTGATCGCCTCGTTCATCGCGCTGTATGCATTCGGGTTCTCGATCAACCTGCTGACCCTCCTCGCCCTGGTGCTGTGCATCGGCCTGGTGGTGGATGATGCGATCGTGGTCGTGGAGAACATCCAGCGCCGCGTGGACCTGGGCGAACCGCCGCTGGTCGCGGCCAAGCGCGGCACCGCGCAGGTCGCGTTCGCGGTGCTGGCCACCACGGCGGTGCTGATCGCGGTGTTCCTGCCGGTCGGGTTCCTGCAGGGCAATACCGGTCGCCTGTTCCGCGAGCTATCGGTCGCGCTGGCCGCGGCGGTGGCGATTTCCGCCTTCGTCGCGCTCACCCTGACGCCGATGATGGCGTCCAAGCTGCTGCGTCCGCACACCGGACCGCACGCGGTGCACGGCAATCGGTTGAGCGAATGGCTCAATGCGCGGTTCACCCGCATGGCCGGTGCGTATCGACGGGTACTCGATCGCCACGTGCACCGGATCTGGTTGTTCGCCGGGGTGATGGTGGCGGCGCTGGTGGCGATGGTCTTGCTGTTCAAACTGCTGCCGAGCGAATTGGCCCCGGCCGAGGATCGCGGGTCCTTCCAGATGGTGATGGAAGGACCAGAAGGCGCGGGCTTCGACTACACCGTGGCGCAGATGAAGGAGATGGAAAAGATCCTGGCCGGCGAAGTGGGCGATGGCAAGCCGATCCAGCGCGCCAACCCGCGCGTGCCCGGCAGTTTCGGTGCCAGCGAGGAAATGCATACCGGCCGCGCGATGATTTTCCTGCAGCCCTGGGACCAGCGCGAGCAGAGCACCGCGGAAGTCGCCAGTGCACTGGAAAAGAAGTTCTCGGGGATGAGCGGCGTGCGCGTGCGCACCCAGGTCGGCGGCGGTCTGGTACGTACCCGCGGGCAACCATTCCAATTGGTGCTGGGCGGGCCGGATTACGCCGAGATCGCGCAGTGGCGCGACATCATGCTGGCGAAGATGGCAGACAACCCGGGCTTTGTCGGGCCGGACTCGGACTACAAGGAAACCCGACCGCAGATGCGCGTGGTCGTCGACAAGACGCGCGCGGCCGACCTCGGGGTGTCCGCCACCGCGATCGGCACCGCGCTGGAAACCATGATGGGTGGCCGTCGCGTCACCACCTTCGTCGACAACGGCGAGGAATACGATGTGGTGCTGCAGGCCGACCGCAAGGGCCGCGCTTCCCCCGCCGACCTCGGTGCCCTGCAGGTGCGTGCGCGCGACGGTTCGCTGGTGCCGTTGTCCAACCTGGTGACCCTGCGCGAGGTTGCCGAACCCGCCACCTTCAACCGCTTCAACCGGCTGCGCTCGATCACCCTCAGCGCGCGACTCGCCGAAGGCTATCCGCTGGGCGAGGCGGTGGCGTGGGCACAGGAGACCGCGGAGGCCAACCTGCCCGAACATGCGCAGATCAGCTGGAAGGGTGAGTCGCGCGAGTTGCAGCAGTCCGGAGGCGAGGTGCTGATCACCTTCGCGCTGGCGTTGCTGATCGTGTACCTGGCACTGGCCGCGCAGTTCGAGAGTTTCGTGCACCCACTGGTGATCATGCTGACGGTGCCGCTGGGCGTGCTGGGTGCCTTGATCGGCCTGTGGCTGACCGGTGGCACCGTCAACCTGTTTTCGCAGATCGGCATCGTCATGCTGGTCGGCCTTGCGGCCAAGAACGGCATCCTGATCGTGGAATTCGCCAACCAGTTGCGCGACGACGGGCGCAGCGTGCACGAGGCGATCGTCGAATCCTGCGCGGTCCGCCTGCGCCCGATCCTGATGACCTCGATCGCCACCATCATGGGCGCGCTGCCGCTGGTGATCTTCGGCGGCCCGGGTTCGGCCAGCCGCGCGACCATCGGCATCGTGGTGATCTTCGGCGTGGCGTTCTCCACCGTGCTCTCGCTGTTCGTGGTGCCGGCGTTCTATTCGCTGCTGGCGAAGTACACGCGTTCGCCGGAGGAACTGGCGCATCAGCTGGATACACTGGAAGCCTCGACGCCGGAGGTATCTGGTCATGCGTGA
- a CDS encoding efflux RND transporter periplasmic adaptor subunit translates to MPPRNHRLLVLSSALLLALCACSKDEAAAKPGAGQRGGSVPVVVEVVREQPWTDALRALGTVHAREAVTVTAKVSEIVQQVHFESGQDVARGAPLVTLSGQQQQASLASAEATLKEADQLFQRQSQLASQQLVARASLDAQRATRDAARAQVAQIRANLSDRVIRAPFAGVLGIRQVSPGALVTPGTAIATLDDVSRVFVDFPVPETELAGVAPGQALSGSAGAYAGRTFDGTVATVSARLDAGSRSATVRGDFPNPERLLRPGMLVEVNVARDTRQALVVPEIAVQQIGSETFVWRVKADDTVEKVNVVVGGRIPGKVLLKEGVAAGERIVTDGVGKLQAGAKVAASDGPPVAATAAAAK, encoded by the coding sequence ATGCCGCCACGCAATCACCGTCTTCTGGTCTTGTCGTCCGCACTGCTGCTGGCGCTTTGTGCATGCAGCAAGGACGAGGCGGCGGCAAAGCCGGGCGCGGGGCAGCGTGGTGGCTCTGTACCGGTGGTGGTCGAAGTGGTGCGTGAGCAGCCGTGGACCGACGCGCTCCGCGCGCTCGGTACCGTGCATGCACGCGAGGCGGTCACGGTCACCGCCAAGGTCAGCGAGATCGTCCAGCAGGTGCATTTCGAAAGCGGGCAGGACGTTGCGCGTGGCGCGCCGCTGGTGACATTGAGCGGCCAGCAGCAGCAGGCTTCGCTGGCCTCCGCCGAAGCGACGCTCAAGGAAGCCGACCAACTCTTCCAGAGGCAATCGCAACTGGCATCGCAGCAGCTGGTGGCGCGTGCTTCGCTGGATGCACAACGCGCCACCCGCGACGCCGCACGCGCTCAGGTCGCGCAGATCCGCGCCAATTTGTCCGACCGGGTGATTCGCGCGCCGTTCGCCGGCGTGCTCGGTATCCGCCAGGTCAGCCCCGGCGCGCTGGTCACGCCGGGTACCGCGATCGCCACGCTGGATGACGTGTCCCGCGTGTTCGTCGACTTCCCGGTGCCGGAAACCGAACTGGCCGGCGTCGCTCCAGGCCAAGCGTTGAGCGGCAGCGCTGGCGCATATGCCGGTCGCACCTTCGATGGCACCGTGGCGACGGTGTCGGCGCGCCTGGATGCGGGCTCGCGCTCGGCTACCGTGCGCGGCGATTTCCCCAATCCCGAGCGCCTGCTGCGCCCGGGCATGCTGGTCGAAGTCAACGTGGCGCGGGATACCCGGCAGGCGCTGGTGGTGCCGGAGATCGCGGTCCAGCAGATCGGCAGCGAGACCTTCGTCTGGCGCGTGAAGGCCGACGACACCGTGGAAAAGGTGAACGTGGTGGTCGGCGGTCGCATCCCGGGCAAGGTGCTGCTGAAGGAAGGTGTGGCTGCGGGCGAACGCATCGTGACCGATGGCGTGGGCAAGCTGCAGGCCGGCGCGAAGGTGGCCGCGAGCGACGGCCCGCCGGTGGCCGCGACCGCGGCCGCGGCGAAGTAA
- the mscL gene encoding large-conductance mechanosensitive channel protein MscL → MGMMTEFKEFAMRGNVIDLAVGVVIGAAFGKIVTALVDKVIMPPLGLLIGGVDFSKMAIVLKEATVDAAGKEVPAVVLAYGEFINALVQFVIVAFAIFLVVKAINRVHRKPEEAPAAPPEDVLLLREIRDSLKK, encoded by the coding sequence ATGGGCATGATGACGGAGTTCAAGGAATTCGCGATGCGCGGCAACGTCATCGACCTCGCCGTCGGCGTGGTGATCGGTGCGGCGTTCGGGAAGATCGTCACTGCCCTCGTCGACAAGGTCATCATGCCGCCGCTCGGGCTGCTGATCGGTGGCGTGGATTTTTCGAAGATGGCGATCGTCCTGAAGGAAGCGACCGTCGATGCCGCAGGCAAGGAAGTACCCGCCGTCGTATTGGCGTATGGCGAATTCATCAATGCCCTGGTCCAGTTCGTGATCGTGGCCTTCGCCATCTTCCTGGTGGTCAAGGCGATCAACCGCGTGCACAGGAAGCCCGAGGAAGCGCCGGCCGCTCCCCCGGAAGACGTGCTGCTGCTGCGCGAGATCCGCGATTCGCTGAAGAAATAA
- a CDS encoding fumarylacetoacetate hydrolase family protein: MDDPASGDLIAAAPTPRIPVRDRAGKLLGAFPVRRIYCVGRNFADHAREMGASAPASKAERGNPVFFMKPADAVVIDGEVLYPPGTSDLHHEVELVVALGSDAPTGELAVDDAMLLVFAYGVGLDLTRRDLQAAAKAKGLPWDTGKGFDHSAPVSALLPASEAGDIETLALSLDINGERRQESGLDQLIWNVPEILHELSKLYALRAGDLVFMGTPAGVAALQPGDTFDARLGDIARLQGHIVQASV; the protein is encoded by the coding sequence ATGGACGACCCGGCTTCCGGCGATCTGATCGCTGCCGCGCCGACGCCACGCATCCCGGTTCGCGACCGCGCCGGCAAGCTCCTCGGTGCATTCCCGGTGCGGCGCATCTACTGCGTCGGCCGCAACTTCGCCGACCACGCGCGCGAGATGGGTGCCAGCGCACCCGCCTCGAAAGCCGAGCGCGGCAACCCGGTGTTCTTCATGAAGCCGGCCGATGCGGTCGTCATCGATGGCGAGGTGCTGTATCCGCCAGGCACATCGGACCTGCATCACGAAGTCGAACTGGTCGTCGCACTGGGCAGCGATGCGCCCACGGGCGAGCTGGCGGTCGATGACGCGATGCTGCTGGTATTCGCCTACGGCGTCGGCCTGGACCTGACCCGCCGCGACCTTCAAGCCGCAGCGAAAGCCAAAGGCCTGCCGTGGGATACCGGCAAGGGCTTCGATCATTCCGCACCGGTCAGTGCCCTGCTACCAGCCTCGGAAGCCGGCGACATCGAAACACTGGCGTTGTCGCTCGACATCAACGGCGAGCGCCGCCAAGAGTCCGGACTGGACCAGCTGATCTGGAACGTGCCGGAGATCCTGCACGAACTCTCGAAGCTGTACGCGCTGCGTGCGGGCGATCTGGTGTTCATGGGCACGCCGGCCGGCGTGGCCGCGCTGCAACCAGGCGACACCTTCGATGCGCGACTGGGCGATATCGCGCGACTGCAGGGTCACATCGTGCAGGCGTCGGTGTAG
- a CDS encoding Rieske (2Fe-2S) protein produces the protein MGHEAAQALARLDALPPDSVHEIEAVVEGDAESLLLYRDAAGDVRAWLNVCPHAGRRLDWAPGKFLRAKDGTLVCAAHGASFELANGVCVAGPCRGEALRAVAVEVHGDAVRLAHRS, from the coding sequence ATCGGCCACGAGGCCGCGCAAGCGCTGGCGCGGCTCGATGCATTGCCGCCGGACAGCGTGCATGAAATCGAGGCGGTGGTGGAGGGCGATGCGGAATCGCTGCTGCTGTATCGCGATGCCGCCGGCGATGTGCGCGCGTGGCTGAATGTGTGCCCGCATGCGGGGCGTCGGCTCGATTGGGCACCGGGCAAATTCCTGCGCGCGAAGGACGGCACGCTGGTCTGCGCGGCGCACGGTGCCAGCTTCGAACTGGCGAATGGCGTGTGCGTGGCGGGGCCTTGTCGAGGAGAGGCGTTGCGTGCTGTCGCCGTCGAGGTGCATGGCGATGCGGTTCGGCTGGCACATCGATCCTGA
- a CDS encoding M28 family peptidase, with amino-acid sequence MRRTLLAAALSLLVALPLQAQQPTRIDDTAMAQAATLRERALADDTGWKVVESLTTEVGPRLAGSEADARAVEWAKAKFKALGYDKVWTEPVTFPKWERRSESARVLGASAQALHVTALGGSPGGRVEGEVVRFASLDDLQKAVPGSLAGKIAFVDYRMERARDGRGYGPGGRVRSAGPSAAIKAGAIGYVMRSAGTDSHRNPHTGMTRFDESLTPIPSAALSLPDADQLARLTALGATRISLQLDCGWDGEYTSQNVIGEMTGRTKPHEVVVIGGHLDSWDLGTGAIDDGAGVAISMAAGHLIGALPQAKRPARTIRVIAFANEEQGLWGGRAYAQKHAADIRKHQLGAESDFGAGRIYAFAAKTPDYAKDAVAKIAQALAPLGIEHREDGDGCGPDLSPFNAIGMACAGLSQDGTDYFDLHHTPDDTLDKIDPKALAQNVAAYTVFAFLAADADGDFGSAPKVPEVRK; translated from the coding sequence ATGCGCCGCACCCTGCTTGCCGCCGCCCTGTCCCTGCTGGTCGCACTGCCGTTGCAGGCGCAACAGCCCACGCGCATCGACGATACGGCGATGGCGCAGGCCGCAACCTTGCGCGAGCGCGCACTGGCCGATGACACCGGCTGGAAGGTCGTCGAATCGCTGACCACCGAAGTCGGGCCGCGCCTTGCCGGCAGCGAAGCCGATGCGCGCGCGGTGGAATGGGCGAAGGCCAAGTTCAAGGCGCTGGGCTACGACAAGGTGTGGACGGAACCGGTGACCTTCCCGAAATGGGAACGCCGCAGCGAGTCCGCACGCGTGCTGGGCGCGAGTGCACAGGCATTGCACGTGACTGCACTCGGCGGCAGTCCGGGTGGCCGCGTGGAAGGCGAGGTCGTGCGGTTCGCGTCGCTTGATGACTTGCAGAAGGCGGTGCCCGGTTCGCTCGCCGGCAAGATCGCCTTTGTCGATTACCGGATGGAACGTGCGCGCGACGGTCGCGGGTATGGCCCTGGCGGACGCGTGCGCAGCGCGGGACCCTCTGCGGCGATCAAGGCGGGTGCGATCGGCTATGTGATGCGTTCCGCAGGCACCGATTCCCATCGCAACCCGCACACCGGCATGACCCGGTTCGATGAAAGCCTCACGCCCATCCCCTCCGCTGCGCTGTCCCTGCCGGATGCCGACCAGCTGGCACGGCTCACCGCACTGGGCGCGACCCGGATCTCGCTGCAACTGGACTGCGGCTGGGATGGCGAATACACCTCGCAGAACGTGATCGGCGAAATGACCGGCCGTACGAAGCCGCACGAAGTGGTGGTGATCGGCGGCCACCTGGATTCCTGGGACCTGGGCACCGGCGCGATCGATGATGGTGCGGGCGTGGCGATCTCGATGGCCGCCGGGCATCTGATCGGCGCGTTGCCGCAGGCAAAGCGTCCGGCGCGCACGATCAGGGTGATCGCATTCGCCAACGAGGAGCAGGGCTTGTGGGGCGGCCGCGCCTATGCGCAAAAGCACGCCGCGGACATCCGCAAGCATCAGCTTGGCGCGGAAAGCGACTTCGGTGCCGGTCGCATCTATGCCTTCGCGGCGAAGACGCCGGATTACGCCAAGGATGCCGTGGCGAAGATCGCGCAGGCGCTTGCGCCGCTCGGCATCGAACATCGCGAAGACGGCGACGGTTGCGGGCCGGACCTGTCTCCGTTCAACGCGATCGGCATGGCCTGCGCCGGCCTGTCGCAGGACGGCACCGACTACTTCGACCTGCATCACACACCGGACGATACCCTGGACAAGATCGACCCGAAGGCACTCGCGCAGAACGTCGCGGCATACACGGTGTTCGCGTTCCTTGCCGCCGACGCCGACGGCGATTTCGGCAGCGCGCCGAAGGTGCCAGAAGTGCGCAAGTGA